GATCAGCTCTGGAGCAAGATCCTGAGTTTGCATGCAAAGATCTTGGAACTAGATCGCAGGGAGGAGAGCACCATGGCTAAGATCCACACTCTCGAGACGGAGGTGGGGCTCCTGAAGAGGGACGGGGCTGTTttcaaagagaagcagaaagttTTAGAAGATTATATTTCATCCATGTTGCTCTGATTTTGGACAGATATTGTGGATGTGGATGTACTTACATTGTTACCATTAAGTCAGTTTTGCAGACATGTTGCACATGCTTCTATAGATGCCattcataaaacacagaaatactgaTTGTACCTTTTTCTACAGAACTTTATTGATACCTGTTGGTCTGTGACATTTCCCTGATTATCTTATGTCCACATGATGGCACTGTAGGAcaattttatttcctttattgttTCAAATCTTGAAACAATCATTCAGTGGCTTGTTGATATGTATTCCTGACTTACTGGAGTGTGGTGTGATCGACACCAAGACCTATCTTATCGATGGCTCTTTTGCTGGTTTTCTTTAGCATTTCGATCTGTTGTATTTCATCGTCTTTGATAGATTTTCAGTGATCTGTTTCAATGTGTGACTGATACCTATCCTGATCTTCTGTTCTATGATGTGATCAACACCACATCTTATCTACCTATTGGctcttttgcagtttttcttaTGCATTGTTGTCCGTCTTTGTATTTCATCGTCTGGTCTGGTGTTTTATAGACTTCGCCTTTGTTACCCAGTCAATAATATAAtgtcatgttgttgtgatgtgtcATAAATGTCAATTTTATGAGATGTTTATACTTGTTTATGTCACAAACCTCTGCCCACGTAAAATCTCATTTGGCTTTGActgtattgattgattgatgacctaGTGTCAAGAAAAACTCTGATGATTTACCACATCTTATAGGGTTGTCGGCGCATTTTGGGGATTATTACGTCCACCAAGGAGGGCATGATTTCACCAGCGGTTTGTTAGTatgcagcattacacaaaaaatactggaTGGATTACTGCGAAACTTGATGAAAGGCTGTGGTATGGTTCAGGAAAGAACCCAATTAAATAtttgtgtggatccagatcaggggagGGATCCAAGATTTTGTTTACCCCCTTTCTTTAGGgcataattcatggatattgatggggaaaagaaaacagacatgtttaggggactgatatttatgagttggtgcagatccaaataacagTCGGcgaataataatgcagaattcATGGGctcagattatttttaatagAAATATTTTCAGTTAATTTTACAGGTGTTTGTCGACATCTAGtggcagaaataaaacatcgCCCCTTAAAACAGACCTATCGCGTCACTTCCCGTCtagttcctgtttattttctccGTCCAGCACCTCATAGAATGAAACATTTCAGCTGCGGTCTGTGTCGTGAAAGGTAAGAAGAAGACTTGTGTAGTTTCACGCGTGATTTTGCGTAGAAAACACCGCATTCATTCACGAGGCTAGCAGCGGCCAATTAGCATGTGGCTAGTAAACGTTTAGCCGTGTGGTTAGCAGGCTAGCCTCCAAACATCACGCTCGAGAGGTGTCATCATTTAAATAAGCTTATACGTAAATCTAAAATGTGTCTGTCCATGAATACGGTTGCTGGGAAACCGCTGGGAAGCTCGCTAACATTTGACGGTGCAGTAAACGCGAGGGACACGATTCAGAAGCTATGGCAGCTAACTAGTCCTTATCATTTCAACAGAGTTTTCGTCTTAGCTAACACGTGCTAGCTGGATGTGGCTCTCGGGGCTGATCAAGGTGTATTTGTCGCATGTCGCAGCGCAGCCTTGCTCTCGATCACATCCGCCAGCCACGTCTCTGTGAACCTGGTGGCTCCGGGCGTGTGCACCAGCGTGTTGGACTCCACCAAGAAGCCCACTTCCACGGGCTGATCCCGGGCTTCCACCTTAGACGCGCACATGACGAAGAAGACTGAAGCCGTCCCCTGGATCGGCCTCCCTGCCGTCGGGCCGCTGAAGCGGGCCTGGTAGTGGTGGAAGGTGTGATGCTGCTCCTCGGTCGTGCAGAGGAAATACAGGCTGTGGAGCCAGTGGGGCGGCAGCTCCCAGGTTCGGATGTACTCCCCGACCTGTCTCTCCCCCTCGTCGACCGTGAAGTCCTCGCTCGACACCCAGTCCACACGCCTCGTCACAGGGCTTCCCTCCTGGTCCCCGGTGACAGTGCGTCTCTTCAGAAGGATTTTCACAAGCTGAGCCGACTCCGCTGTGAGACTCACATCGGATAGCGATGCGAGGTTTTCCATATTTAGATCCAGCAACTTATTTCTGATCTGTTCTGTGGAAGCTGTTGTCACCGTCCGTTTTTGTTGCTAGGCGTTTCTATGGTTACCAAGGCATCCGATGGAGCCctctgttggttttattttcacttgcactgtaaaaaaaagagccagctgttttgtttttatgaaaaactGGATTTACTGAAACACCGTGTGCACCTGCAGTGTGATGCAGCATGTTAGATGAGAGACCACATTAAAAGACAGCAGTGCAGCAGTGAGGTTGTGTAAGGAGGTAAAAGACCAGTAAAGGCCTTATTGATAAATTAAACCCAGTGTGTTTCCAGTAGGggcaagctcaaatcgtggcagcggtagctcgtagaggcacttacgctgtcaacagaaactgccacctacatgtaaaggcagctgcctttgatgaGACATCGTTCGAAAGtagctgcctctgttgccacactgtttggcatctgcctctgttgccacacagCTGCCTTTCTCCAAGGACTCTTAGTTAAATACACTAACATCCATCCATAAGAACAAATTAGACTCATTGTTAGCTAAccctttttaaatgcagttcaaaaaacacaattactaagCAATATGGTTACACAAtactaaagagaaaaaaggaacatCTTTACCTTGATCTTTAGGGAAACCAGTGTGGGTAGCCCAAGGGCTCAGCTACATTATGGGCTCACTAGTTAACTTCTTTTTCCATGGAGACTGGATTTCTTTGGCTTTTACGAGGAGCGGGTCAGGAATATGGCCCTTCGGACCAACAACCCAACCCATGTTGCTCTGTTCCAAATcatcttttcctcctcaggtgCTCAACATACCAGCACAGACATTACAGGGCAAGTCTCTGCTCCATCTAGAGCTTggcacatacacaaaaacacttaCTCTCAAATGCCTATCTGCCATGTGGactatttgatttaattatcaCTTTTAGCTCGACACAACTGAACATctcttttattgtgttattgtttttattgatcatgcatgttttgtcttcttttactTGCCCTAAACCAAATTGCCTTCGGTATAGTTGTATTGTAACTATGGAACAAGCAATATTCATAATTACCTTCCAAACTGATTTTACACTGTAAACCTCTTCTTGTTCCCAGTGAGCAAACGCATGTCTCGGATCAGGACCACGCTGGACAGCGTAACCAAGGCAGTAGGCAGCACCGACCTCATCTCCAAGTTCTCCCGCTTCAAGCCTGGTGGCGCCGCAGTCTGTAGCACCCATGCAGAAAAATCTGAACCCGTTATGAAAGAGCAGGACGGAGGTGagaagaacacagcagaggaagagtTGGACAAGCAAAGTCACCAAGTCATAGAAAATCCTTTTGTTGCCACCAATAAGTCCACATCCGGTTTAGCTTCAGCGGCTAAAGTGTCTGCCCCAGGCTCGTCCACCACTGTGGCAAAACAAACTACGCAGCTGTTTCACCCGACAGCTCTTTCAGCCAACATGGACGAGACCTACAACACTCTGGCTCAGCACATCAATAATTActttggcaccaacacagagggagaagatgTAGAGAACAGGcctctgcagcaggacagaggAGGCGATGTTCCCGTCTCTGAGCCTGTTCCTCGGAGAACAGGGGAACAGACTCTTATTTTGTCTCCAGTGGCGGAGGCAAAGAATATTGAAGCAGCAACTACCTCTCCATCAGATAAGCACAGTCCACCAGTGGGGGTGCACTCCTCTGACACCCCTGCAACAGAAAACATAGCTCAGCCCATCCCGGTGCCAACTACCTCTGCTAAAAAGGGCTTCACCCGCTACCTGTCCTACCCTCGGCCCAGTGTTCAGGCTTTTGTTGGCAATTACATTGCACCACTGGTCCCAAAATTTAGAAGTGACTCCAAGAGCGCTGCAGCTGAGAAAGACAAGGCTGCGGCGGTCGCTGTGGGAGAGCCCGCTggtgagaaaagagaggagaagacaaatgaagaggagaaaacGGAGGAAAGGAAGCAACAGCTGTTGACACAAAGGCAGAAGGTAAGAGGCATTGATGCTGAGAAGAGTCCAAAGTGGTAAAAACATCAGCAATATCAAAATGCTTTCAAAAGGCTCGTAGGTAAATAAGCGAGGCCCCTTAAGTATAGACAAGTAAAATGTGTTGGAGGCCTTATATTTATAAGATGTCTATTTTTTGTTCATGCTGTGTATTTGTCATGCAGATAATCGCCAGGGTAAGTGTAGACAACAGGACCAGAGCTCTGGTGAAAGGCCTGCTGAGGGTCACGGACGTCAAACTCCTTACTAGTCGCGTGGAGGAACTCAGCCATCATCTCCGGGAGTTCCCGGAGACACGAGGTGTAGCCATCAAGGTTAGTGAGAGTTTTGTGAGATGGGTTGCACAGTCCTTAAATGTTTGTACAAAGTTGGAAATGTAGTTGACACCATGTTTGTCCTTTAGGCGAGCGCGATGCCCTGCCTGCTGCGATTGCGCCAGGCCAGAGACCTTCCTCTCCAGTCTGCTGTGAGAGAAGCTCTGGCTCTGGTCGGCTACACAGAACCAGTCAAAGGCAGAGGAATCAGAGTCCTGGCCATAGATGGAGGAGGGACCAGGTACAGCTTCTGAGACACTCCCCATCTACATCtaatttacaaacaaacactctACAGATTAATATTAAATGACACAACCTTCCTTTGCAATTGTTACTGCGGCTACAGAAAAGAGATGCTGACCATAATTTGCAGTGTGTGCACCACTGAAATTATTAAAGCAAGACTATGCTATTTTTTTACCTtaccctgaacgtctgttctctctctgaaacTTTGGTGAGggggtacgatctcctgtgcGCAGTGTTGACTGAAAGTTGGAGCTTAAATTGCCTGAATAAGATCaagcaagttcaagagtaacTGAACAgtggatcagttaaaaagagaTGTCTCAGATATTTagtgagaacatttttataatatCAAAAACAGAGTtttgatgtatttgttacagcagcagctcttctggttcaggaagcaggggatcatgggtaatatccactgtttcagttcagtgagtgggactaggctttatttcttctggacatgaaaaccacttaatcgCTTGGACCAACAAAATGAATCATCACATATGTCTGCAGAGGGTGCTATTGCTCAATGAAATTTACAGGCTTGCTTAAAACTAATGGGGTTCTATTGCaccagagaaaaatacaaaacaatctCCACATGTTTATTAGTTCTAAtacaataatttttttttttttttttacaggggACTGTTGGCACTTCAAACTCTACGTAAATTGCAGGAGCTGACCGGGAAACCAGTCCACCAGCTCTTCGACTACATCTGTGGAGTCAGCACAGGTAAACTGGCACTGCTTAGTAATCTGttgactttaattatttttaatgtctttgATTCCACATGTGATTTAATGTGAACTTCCCTTTTGTACcgaatttcttcttctttcctttagGTGCCATCTTGGCCTTCATGTTGGGCATTTATCAAATCCCCTTAGACGAGTGCGAGGAGATGTACAGGAAGTTGGGCTCGGATGTGTTCAAGCAGAACGTAATCGTTGGAACCGTCAAGATGGGCTGGAGCCATGCTTTCTACGACAGTGAAATCTGGGAACACATCCTCAAGTTAGTCTGCAGGACTTGTTTTTCATGTCATGACATCTCCTCCCTGCTGCTCAAAATAAGTCATTCAAATAGCTGCATGCTGGGGTAGTTTAAATTCTGCTTTTTGtgtaataaatgtttgtgttttctccagggaACGGATGGGTGAGGGGTGTATGATTGAGAGTGCCAGGGACCCAGACTGCCCAAAAGTAAATCACAACTGTTTATCTTTACACTGTTCAGACAAATACTAAATTTGTGCATggtttaattttgtttgtttatattttatagacATTCAAAGACACCCATTATATTTCAGGTGTTAAAATtagatgtaaaaatgtatatgacttggcacagttttttttaaatacaattttgttTGTCCACCAGGTGTCAGCAGTGAGCACCATTGTGAACAGGGGTTTACCTCTGAAGGCCTATGTGTTCAGGAACTACAGACTCATGCCCGGAGTGAGGTCCCACTACCCTGGagactgcaaacacaaaatgtggCAGGCCATCAGGGCCTCGTCCGCTGCTCCAGGCTACTTCCAGGAATATGTCCTGGGAAAAGACCTTCACCAGGTACGACACGAAGCAGAGAACTCTGGGAGAGGCGTTCACCTTTTTCAGGGATGTTAAGTTACATTAATTAAAATAGAAGAGGTTGCAGAATGGATAAAAAGCAGAGCAGCAACATCATTGCAAGTGGTCTGAAATGACCATGTTGGTCACCATGGTGATCTGAGAAGTCAAATCTCTTGAAATCTTTGCAATCAATATTCTTCTTCACAATGTGGCCGTGTCTTTGAAAAGACTGGTGCCAAGGACAGAGAGCCCCTGTCTGTCTGATGTTGTCAGAAATAGATAAaagtttaatatttgattttagtTGGACAGTTTTAGTTTAAAGTAGCGGTTCTCTGTATAATGAGAACACAGagtattatataattatttttgctGTTGAGTCACAGAGATGGactataaactgtatataaagatggacgccatgacagctccccaaaagtgtattttttgCTGGCtcgctgcagtataggccatgaatcctgcctcctccatcttAGTTAATGGGAGATGGACCAAACAAAGAGGTaggaaaaaaagttttttgtcattttaatcaaaaatgatagtgttcatttttccagtaagtttcttttttaattagttgttgatgggggcggggggggaggcAGTCAGATTGACTGCTGAGACTGGTTCACAATTGGCCAAGCGTGCGTATCCTCGGGACCTCGATACAGTGGCTCAATCCCCCGATggctactgcgcagactctggctccaaatatgCAAGATGGGGGCGATAGAGACACGTCTTCCAtgtttatgtacagtctatgagTTGGACAGGAAGAGGGAAGCT
The sequence above is a segment of the Hippoglossus stenolepis isolate QCI-W04-F060 chromosome 22, HSTE1.2, whole genome shotgun sequence genome. Coding sequences within it:
- the pnpla8 gene encoding calcium-independent phospholipase A2-gamma isoform X2; the protein is MSRIRTTLDSVTKAVGSTDLISKFSRFKPGGAAVCSTHAEKSEPVMKEQDGGEKNTAEEELDKQSHQVIENPFVATNKSTSGLASAAKVSAPGSSTTVAKQTTQLFHPTALSANMDETYNTLAQHINNYFGTNTEGEDVENRPLQQDRGGDVPVSEPVPRRTGEQTLILSPVAEAKNIEAATTSPSDKHSPPVGVHSSDTPATENIAQPIPVPTTSAKKGFTRYLSYPRPSVQAFVGNYIAPLVPKFRSDSKSAAAEKDKAAAVAVGEPAGEKREEKTNEEEKTEERKQQLLTQRQKIIARVSVDNRTRALVKGLLRVTDVKLLTSRVEELSHHLREFPETRGVAIKASAMPCLLRLRQARDLPLQSAVREALALVGYTEPVKGRGIRVLAIDGGGTRGLLALQTLRKLQELTGKPVHQLFDYICGVSTGAILAFMLGIYQIPLDECEEMYRKLGSDVFKQNVIVGTVKMGWSHAFYDSEIWEHILKERMGEGCMIESARDPDCPKVSAVSTIVNRGLPLKAYVFRNYRLMPGVRSHYPGDCKHKMWQAIRASSAAPGYFQEYVLGKDLHQDGGLLINNPTALAIHECKCLWPNTPLQCVLSLGTGRHETAGKNNTTYTSLKTKLSHVISSATDTEEVHTMLDALLPPDTYFRFNPYMSEDIPLNESRIEKLNFLKEEGERYLEKNEAKLRKAASVLSQEKGAIQRLAEWAKLKADMYEGLPFISKL
- the akap14 gene encoding A-kinase anchor protein 14, whose protein sequence is MENLASLSDVSLTAESAQLVKILLKRRTVTGDQEGSPVTRRVDWVSSEDFTVDEGERQVGEYIRTWELPPHWLHSLYFLCTTEEQHHTFHHYQARFSGPTAGRPIQGTASVFFVMCASKVEARDQPVEVGFLVESNTLVHTPGATRFTETWLADVIESKAALRHATNTP
- the pnpla8 gene encoding calcium-independent phospholipase A2-gamma isoform X1 gives rise to the protein MALRTNNPTHVALFQIIFSSSVSKRMSRIRTTLDSVTKAVGSTDLISKFSRFKPGGAAVCSTHAEKSEPVMKEQDGGEKNTAEEELDKQSHQVIENPFVATNKSTSGLASAAKVSAPGSSTTVAKQTTQLFHPTALSANMDETYNTLAQHINNYFGTNTEGEDVENRPLQQDRGGDVPVSEPVPRRTGEQTLILSPVAEAKNIEAATTSPSDKHSPPVGVHSSDTPATENIAQPIPVPTTSAKKGFTRYLSYPRPSVQAFVGNYIAPLVPKFRSDSKSAAAEKDKAAAVAVGEPAGEKREEKTNEEEKTEERKQQLLTQRQKIIARVSVDNRTRALVKGLLRVTDVKLLTSRVEELSHHLREFPETRGVAIKASAMPCLLRLRQARDLPLQSAVREALALVGYTEPVKGRGIRVLAIDGGGTRGLLALQTLRKLQELTGKPVHQLFDYICGVSTGAILAFMLGIYQIPLDECEEMYRKLGSDVFKQNVIVGTVKMGWSHAFYDSEIWEHILKERMGEGCMIESARDPDCPKVSAVSTIVNRGLPLKAYVFRNYRLMPGVRSHYPGDCKHKMWQAIRASSAAPGYFQEYVLGKDLHQDGGLLINNPTALAIHECKCLWPNTPLQCVLSLGTGRHETAGKNNTTYTSLKTKLSHVISSATDTEEVHTMLDALLPPDTYFRFNPYMSEDIPLNESRIEKLNFLKEEGERYLEKNEAKLRKAASVLSQEKGAIQRLAEWAKLKADMYEGLPFISKL